In one window of Megalopta genalis isolate 19385.01 chromosome 4, iyMegGena1_principal, whole genome shotgun sequence DNA:
- the Mgat3 gene encoding beta-1,4-mannosyl-glycoprotein 4-beta-N-acetylglucosaminyltransferase, whose product MQPRLDGKLALLYTLLVLQVLIVMIYVATTPPSELTVSTTHTSVTFVKFDEPQEAHVQQTNHKKFPIYQTINGEVMLQDVKTYTLFDVYNHTVCWKYGVDNQKMKSSEDFQKCICTQGWHGSDCGQPEVVWRAIMASKQNVKLKHRRTARRIIHTFFLNKYNSAVAEVIVEELYNVVDLFVICDFSNAEDNFHHKLLKGLLQQEQKKILYINIASKVHKPLRVVSKYIWEKIKTVVRNLRDDDIYVTTESEQVLNSRALMFLKVYNGWPQPIGFRLRWSVYGFFWQHPLKTTITVGACTIGLMREAYQSNPIMLQQLEGDLSERDSLGLVIGDLNHYGGWYCYLCQAPANIITSLHNKVKSNEIQLEKTIDVPFIEDLIGSGLWLDGKTNLLRVSKSRDLYFAPETILNNTWKYDWLVENFYAKLDYY is encoded by the exons ATGCAGCCCCGCCTAGATGGGAAACTGGCCTTGCTTTACACATTGTTAGTCTTGCAAGTTCTTATTGTTATGATTTATGTTGCCACTACTCCGCCTTCTGAACTAACGGTGTCAACAACGCATACTTCTGTTACATTTGTGAAATTCGATGAGCCACAG GAAGCTCATGTGCAACAGACCAATCATAAAAAGTTTCCAATCTATCAGACAATCAATGGGGAGGTCATGCTTCAAGATGTCAAGACTTACACTCTGTTCGATGTATACAATCATACAGTTTGTTGGAAATATGGAGTGGATAATCAGAAGATGAAAAGTAGTGAAGACTTTCAAAAATGTATTTGCACTCAAGGGTGGCATGGTTCGGATTGTGGCCAGCCAGAAGTCGTCTGGAGAGCGATTATGGCATCGAAGCAAAACGTTAAGCTAAAACACCGTAGAACAGCTAGACGTATCATTCATACGTTTTTTTTGAACAAATACAATTCGGCGGTCGCGGAGGTGATAGTAGAAGAATTATACAACGTAGTAGATCTTTTTGTAATCTGTGATTTCAGTAACGCGGAGGATAATTTTCACCATAAGCTACTCAAAGGATTATTGCAGCAGGAACAGaagaaaattttatatattaatatagcgtCGAAGGTACACAAGCCGCTAAGGGTAGTATCCAAATACATTTGGGAGAAAATAAAGACTGTAGTACGAAATTTAAGAGACGACGATATTTATGTAACGACTGAATCAGAACAAGTACTAAACTCTAGGGCATTAATGTTCCTCAAGGTATACAACGGTTGGCCTCAACCGATCGGTTTTAGATTAAGATGGTCAGTTTACGGATTCTTCTGGCAACACCCACTTAAAACAACGATAACGGTTGGCGCGTGCACGATCGGATTGATGCGGGAAGCTTACCAATCCAATCCCATCATGCTGCAACAACTGGAAGGAGACTTGAGCGAGAGAGATAGTCTAGGCCTAGTAATAGGAGACTTGAATCATTATGGAGGATGGTATTGTTATTTGTGCCAGGCACCAGCGAACATTATAACTAGCCTGCATAACAAAGTGAAATCCAATGAGATTCAATTAGAAAAAACTATCGATGTGCCATTCATCGAGGACCTAATAGGAAGTGGCTTGTGGTTAGATGGAAAAACTAATCTCCTAAGAGTCTCTAAATCACGGGACCTCTATTTTGCGCCTGAAACAATTCTTAATAATACATGGAAATATGACTGGCTAGTAGAAAATTTTTATGCTAAATTAGACTATTACTGA